A genome region from Dickeya dadantii NCPPB 898 includes the following:
- a CDS encoding purine-cytosine permease family protein, whose translation MAEVSDVQGAAAASPADTVSGTERMGKLSLTMAWWAVCSAIFYIVVGASLALNYGARNAIIGMVLSVVCYGLINAAISRFAIRSGLSVAAFSGQLFGQAGSALATLIFFSTAIYYAVFEGSVIAFAINHLFPALDYHWAALLVVLYSVPLIFGSVQHWLDKFNGVLLPFYLLGLALTVTVSVQHYGYQPQWLSFGPASPPAYGWWNCFTYYMGVWILMMYTFDYARFGRQEDSQYHARINFGMPFYLITFLLNGVVGIYLVSSFAQQNGVSETAVVVNILNLLGFWGLLFVWVTQTRINTANYYLATVNMQVFFDRLLRLRYRKIVWACVVGAAVYVLMLADVFAYILQALAYQGVFVVAWVGVALAHILARRASSTTAPVRALNLTGLGAWLLSVIAGVALMHGNAVLQAFSAPATFVVALALYWLLPHNRSA comes from the coding sequence ATGGCTGAGGTATCTGATGTTCAGGGGGCAGCGGCGGCATCGCCTGCCGATACGGTGTCCGGCACCGAGCGCATGGGAAAACTGTCGCTGACCATGGCCTGGTGGGCGGTGTGCAGCGCGATTTTCTATATTGTGGTGGGGGCGTCGCTGGCGCTGAATTACGGCGCGCGCAATGCCATTATCGGTATGGTGCTATCCGTCGTGTGCTACGGTTTGATCAACGCGGCCATTAGCCGTTTCGCTATTCGCAGCGGTCTGTCGGTGGCGGCGTTTTCCGGCCAGTTGTTCGGTCAGGCGGGGTCGGCGCTGGCGACGCTGATTTTTTTCTCCACCGCCATTTATTACGCGGTGTTTGAAGGCTCGGTGATTGCGTTCGCCATCAATCATCTGTTCCCGGCGCTGGATTATCACTGGGCCGCGTTGCTGGTGGTGCTCTACAGCGTGCCGCTGATTTTCGGTAGCGTGCAGCACTGGCTGGACAAGTTCAACGGCGTGCTGCTACCGTTTTACCTGCTCGGGCTGGCGCTGACGGTGACGGTGTCCGTCCAGCATTACGGCTATCAGCCGCAATGGCTGTCATTCGGCCCGGCATCGCCGCCCGCCTATGGTTGGTGGAACTGCTTCACCTACTACATGGGGGTGTGGATTTTAATGATGTACACCTTCGACTACGCCCGCTTCGGCCGTCAGGAAGACAGTCAGTATCATGCACGCATCAATTTCGGTATGCCGTTCTATCTGATCACGTTTCTGTTAAACGGGGTGGTCGGTATCTATCTGGTCAGCAGTTTTGCCCAACAGAACGGCGTCAGTGAAACCGCGGTGGTGGTCAACATCCTCAATCTGCTCGGTTTCTGGGGGCTGTTGTTCGTGTGGGTGACCCAGACACGCATCAATACCGCCAACTATTATCTGGCGACCGTCAACATGCAGGTGTTTTTTGACCGCCTGCTGCGGCTACGCTATCGCAAGATTGTCTGGGCCTGCGTGGTGGGGGCGGCGGTCTATGTGCTGATGCTGGCGGATGTGTTCGCCTATATTTTGCAGGCGCTGGCTTATCAGGGGGTATTTGTGGTGGCGTGGGTCGGCGTGGCGCTGGCGCATATTCTGGCCCGCCGCGCCTCATCGACTACGGCGCCGGTGCGTGCGTTGAATCTGACCGGCCTGGGCGCCTGGCTGCTGAGTGTGATCGCCGGCGTTGCGCTGATGCACGGCAACGCGGTGCTACAGGCGTTTTCCGCACCGGCGACCTTTGTTGTGGCGCTGGCGTTGTATTGGCTGTTGCCGCATAACCGTAGCGCCTGA